In the genome of Myxococcus stipitatus, one region contains:
- the hppD gene encoding 4-hydroxyphenylpyruvate dioxygenase, protein MEFTGVEHAELFVGDAVLSSYFFCHALGFRMVASGGPETGLPGRRSFVLEQGAARLIVTSALNADNEVAAYVRAHGDGVRDIALGTPDAHAAFTEAVRRGAKAVAEPVTSESHGQRVVRATIAGPGDWVHSFIQRDAPASSFPPSGYLPVEAGPSGGASLFTAVDHFAFALRPHTLMDTVGFYESVLGFEQTHREDVRTEYSGMSSRVVQSVGGRVCFPLQEPVSGTRRGQLEDFIGAHGGAGVQHIAFLSNDIARAVDALRQHGVSLLDAPQGYYEGLEARLGTLSPFEREPLQARNILMDRDAWGALLQVFTRSQHARRTLFFEVIQRHQARGFGGANIQALYAAKEQEAVRAAS, encoded by the coding sequence ATGGAGTTCACGGGAGTGGAGCATGCCGAGCTGTTCGTGGGTGACGCGGTCCTCTCGTCCTACTTCTTCTGCCATGCGCTGGGCTTCCGGATGGTGGCCAGCGGCGGGCCGGAGACAGGGCTGCCAGGGCGGCGCTCCTTCGTGCTCGAGCAGGGCGCCGCGAGGCTCATCGTCACCTCGGCCCTGAATGCCGACAACGAGGTCGCCGCCTACGTCCGCGCGCATGGAGACGGCGTGCGCGACATCGCGCTGGGGACTCCGGACGCGCACGCGGCCTTCACGGAGGCGGTGCGCCGCGGGGCCAAGGCCGTGGCGGAGCCCGTCACGTCCGAGTCCCACGGGCAGCGCGTGGTGCGGGCCACCATCGCGGGGCCGGGGGACTGGGTGCACTCGTTCATCCAGCGCGACGCCCCCGCGTCCTCCTTCCCGCCGAGCGGCTACCTGCCGGTGGAGGCGGGCCCGTCGGGAGGCGCGTCGCTGTTCACCGCGGTGGACCACTTCGCCTTCGCGCTGCGACCGCACACGCTGATGGACACCGTCGGTTTCTACGAGTCGGTCCTCGGCTTCGAGCAGACCCACCGAGAGGACGTGCGCACCGAGTACAGCGGGATGAGCTCGCGCGTGGTGCAGTCAGTGGGAGGCCGCGTCTGCTTCCCGCTGCAGGAGCCCGTCAGCGGCACCCGGCGTGGCCAGCTGGAGGACTTCATCGGCGCCCACGGCGGCGCGGGCGTGCAGCACATCGCCTTCCTGTCGAACGACATCGCCCGCGCGGTGGATGCCCTCCGCCAGCACGGGGTGAGCCTGCTGGATGCGCCCCAGGGCTACTACGAGGGCCTGGAGGCGCGGCTCGGCACGCTGAGCCCGTTCGAGCGCGAGCCACTGCAGGCGCGCAACATCCTGATGGACCGCGACGCATGGGGCGCGCTGTTGCAGGTCTTCACCCGCTCGCAGCACGCGCGCCGCACGCTCTTCTTCGAGGTCATCCAGCGCCACCAGGCTCGTGGCTTTGGTGGCGCCAACATCCAGGCGCTCTACGCGGCCAAGGAGCAGGAGGCCGTGCGCGCCGCGAGCTGA